TGCCGCGATCCCACAGCGCGGGAGACGGGCACCCGCCCGTTGACAGTGCCTGCCGGGCACGCGAAATCCTCAATGATTTGATATAGCTTCGCCGCATGAGCCCAACAGATTCTCTCGCCTCAGCTCCCCGCATCATCCGCCTGATCATGGCCGGTCTCCCGCCGGTGCTGGGGCTTGTCGCGGCCTGCCTGTGGACGAGCCCGGCGGCCGCCGATTTCCGGCTCTGCAACAACACCTCAAGCCGCGTCGGGATCGCGCTCGGCTACAAGGATGCCGAGGGCTGGACCACCGAAGGCTGGTGGAACGTATCGTCGCGGACCTGCGAGACCTTGCTCCGCGGCAATCTTGTAGCGCGCTACTACTACATCTACGCTCTCGACTACGATCGCGGCGGCGAATGGTCCGGCCAGGCCTTCATGT
The window above is part of the Bradyrhizobium sp. PSBB068 genome. Proteins encoded here:
- a CDS encoding DUF1036 domain-containing protein; this encodes MSPTDSLASAPRIIRLIMAGLPPVLGLVAACLWTSPAAADFRLCNNTSSRVGIALGYKDAEGWTTEGWWNVSSRTCETLLRGNLVARYYYIYALDYDRGGEWSGQAFMCSRDKEFTIKGTENCLARGFDRTGFFEVDTGEQRAWTVQLTEANEQQPQKVPGMPGGVAPGSPGAMPGLPNPPPGATPPGAPGLPPAATPPGNKQ